One genomic segment of Hymenobacter psoromatis includes these proteins:
- a CDS encoding alternate F1F0 ATPase, F1 subunit alpha: protein MSLSKLPEALSDVFAELVRASEAFVPALVPRELGTVISVSAGVVRVAGLPGAGFEELLTFPSGLFGIAYNLDADEIGVILLGEDSRVSVGDEVERTGRVMDVPVGDALLGRVINPLGEPLDERPPIRTATRLPIERPAAAIMDRAAVATPLQTGLKVLDALIPIGRGQRELILGDRQTGKTAIALDAILNQQGKNVLCVYCAIGQRASAVAKLIANLKQHQAMAYTVVLVAEGNDAPGLEYIAPYAATSVAEHFMEQGRDVLIIYDDLTHHARAYRELSLLLRRPPGREAFPGDIFYIHSRLLERATHLSPALGGGSLTALPVIETEAQNISAYIPTNLISITDGQIYLSPKLFEAGILPAVDVGKSVSRVGGVAQLPAYRAATGSLKLDYAQFEELENYARFGTRLDAHTQTVIEHGQRIRQWLKQSELHPLAVTEQLVVLLALTSGYFDQVPLAKMPEAQAQLIKSSQALPPDLLKRLASEKPLLPADHDALLAHAKTVLAPFQPPAPAAPTPDK from the coding sequence ATGTCGTTAAGTAAGCTACCCGAGGCTTTAAGCGACGTTTTTGCCGAGCTGGTGCGGGCCAGCGAGGCGTTTGTGCCCGCGCTGGTGCCCCGCGAGCTGGGCACGGTTATCAGCGTGTCGGCGGGGGTGGTGCGGGTGGCGGGGCTGCCGGGGGCGGGCTTTGAGGAACTGCTGACGTTTCCCAGCGGCCTGTTTGGCATTGCCTACAACCTGGATGCCGACGAAATCGGGGTTATCCTGCTGGGCGAGGATTCGCGGGTGAGCGTGGGCGACGAGGTGGAGCGCACGGGCCGGGTCATGGACGTGCCGGTGGGCGATGCGCTGCTCGGCCGGGTTATCAACCCGCTGGGCGAGCCGCTGGATGAGCGGCCGCCCATCCGCACCGCCACGCGCCTGCCCATCGAGCGGCCGGCCGCGGCCATTATGGACCGGGCCGCGGTTGCCACGCCGCTGCAAACCGGCCTCAAGGTGCTCGATGCCCTCATTCCCATCGGGCGGGGCCAGCGCGAGCTGATTCTGGGCGACCGGCAGACCGGCAAAACCGCCATTGCCCTCGATGCCATTCTTAATCAGCAGGGCAAGAACGTGTTGTGCGTGTACTGTGCCATCGGGCAGCGGGCCTCGGCGGTGGCGAAGCTGATTGCCAACCTCAAGCAGCACCAGGCAATGGCCTACACTGTGGTGCTGGTGGCGGAAGGCAACGACGCGCCGGGCCTCGAATACATCGCGCCCTACGCGGCTACCAGCGTGGCCGAGCACTTTATGGAGCAGGGCCGCGATGTGCTCATCATTTATGATGACCTCACCCACCACGCCCGCGCCTACCGCGAGCTGTCGCTGCTGCTGCGGCGGCCGCCGGGTCGGGAGGCGTTTCCGGGCGATATTTTCTACATTCATTCGCGCCTGCTGGAGCGGGCCACGCACCTGAGCCCGGCGCTGGGCGGCGGCTCGCTCACGGCCCTACCCGTCATCGAAACCGAAGCCCAGAACATCTCGGCCTACATTCCGACCAACCTCATCTCCATCACCGACGGGCAGATATACCTCTCGCCCAAGCTCTTTGAGGCGGGCATTCTGCCGGCCGTCGATGTGGGCAAATCTGTGTCGCGGGTGGGCGGCGTGGCCCAGCTGCCCGCCTACCGCGCCGCCACTGGCTCGCTCAAGCTGGACTACGCGCAGTTTGAGGAGCTGGAAAACTACGCCCGCTTCGGCACCCGGCTCGATGCGCACACGCAAACCGTTATTGAGCACGGCCAGCGTATTCGGCAGTGGCTCAAGCAGTCGGAGCTGCACCCGCTGGCGGTAACCGAGCAGCTGGTGGTGCTGCTGGCCCTCACCAGTGGCTATTTTGACCAGGTGCCCCTGGCGAAAATGCCCGAAGCTCAGGCCCAGCTCATCAAAAGCAGCCAGGCCCTCCCCCCCGACCTTCTCAAGCGCCTGGCCTCCGAAAAGCCCCTGCTCCCGGCCGACCATGACGCCCTGCTGGCCCACGCCAAAACGGTGCTGGCGCCTTTTCAACCCCCGGCCCCGGCGGCTCCCACGCCTGATAAGTAG
- a CDS encoding F0F1 ATP synthase subunit C codes for MDSITTIAMISIIMAGFTTSIGIITPALSEGKAVAAAMSALAQQPDASSTITRTLFVGLAMIESTAIYCFVVSMILIFANPFWNHVIAAHK; via the coding sequence ATGGACAGCATCACCACTATTGCCATGATTTCCATCATCATGGCGGGCTTCACTACCTCCATTGGCATCATAACGCCGGCCCTGAGCGAGGGCAAGGCCGTGGCGGCGGCCATGAGTGCGCTGGCCCAGCAGCCCGATGCCTCCTCCACCATTACGCGCACCTTGTTCGTGGGCCTGGCCATGATTGAATCGACCGCCATTTACTGCTTCGTGGTGTCGATGATTCTCATTTTCGCCAACCCGTTCTGGAACCACGTCATCGCCGCCCATAAATAA
- the pgm gene encoding phosphoglucomutase (alpha-D-glucose-1,6-bisphosphate-dependent) — protein MQISPLAGKPAPPDILVNVPRLVSAYYTDKPDPAVPAQRVAFGTSGHRGSSFTRSFNEDHILAITQSICLYRKAHQIDGPLFMGLDTHALSVPALSTALEVLAANGVTVMLATDDEYTPTPVISHAIVGYNQGRKHGWADGIVITPSHNPPHDGGFKYNPPQGGGAATAVTEWIQNKSNELLSNNLKGVKRMLLEKARRAATTQTHDYLHTYIADLGSVLDMDVIRGGSLHLGVDPLGGAGVHYWGAIAAHYRLNLTVVNQTVDPTFRFMTVDWDGQIRMDPSSPYAMQSLIKLKDKFDIAFACDTDHDRHGIVTRSHGLLPPNHYLTVCVDYLFRHRPDWGGGAAVGKSVVTSQLLERAATRLGRRVFETPVGFKWFAAGLLDGSLGFAAEESAGAAFSRLNGQVWTTDKDGFIPALLSAEMTARLGHDPGELYQAITHELGDPVTKLAEAPATPAQQQKLAALTAKQVTSTELAGEKITAILTQAPGNHAPIGGLKVTTQNGWFAARPSGTEAIYKIYGESFLGTEHLTEIMTQAQEMVDTALAKS, from the coding sequence ATGCAAATAAGCCCTTTGGCCGGCAAGCCGGCCCCGCCCGATATCCTGGTCAATGTGCCCCGGCTCGTCTCGGCTTATTACACCGATAAGCCCGACCCGGCGGTGCCGGCCCAGCGGGTGGCGTTTGGCACGTCCGGGCACCGCGGCTCCTCCTTTACCCGGTCCTTCAACGAAGACCATATCCTGGCCATCACCCAGAGCATTTGCCTCTACCGGAAAGCCCATCAGATTGACGGCCCGCTGTTTATGGGCCTGGATACCCACGCGCTTTCGGTGCCGGCCCTGAGCACGGCTCTCGAAGTGCTGGCCGCCAATGGGGTAACCGTGATGCTGGCCACCGACGACGAGTACACGCCCACGCCGGTTATTTCGCACGCCATCGTGGGCTACAACCAGGGTAGGAAACACGGCTGGGCCGACGGCATCGTGATTACGCCCTCGCACAACCCGCCCCACGACGGCGGCTTCAAGTACAACCCGCCCCAGGGCGGCGGGGCCGCCACGGCCGTAACGGAGTGGATTCAAAACAAATCTAACGAGCTGCTGAGCAATAACTTAAAAGGAGTAAAGCGTATGTTGCTGGAAAAAGCCCGGCGGGCCGCTACTACGCAGACGCACGACTACCTCCACACCTATATTGCCGACCTGGGCAGCGTGCTCGACATGGACGTTATCCGGGGGGGTAGCCTGCACCTGGGCGTGGACCCGCTGGGCGGGGCCGGGGTGCATTACTGGGGCGCTATTGCGGCGCACTACCGGCTCAACCTCACGGTGGTTAACCAGACCGTGGACCCCACTTTCCGCTTCATGACCGTGGACTGGGACGGGCAGATTCGCATGGACCCGTCCTCGCCCTACGCCATGCAGAGCCTGATTAAGCTCAAAGACAAGTTTGACATCGCCTTTGCCTGCGACACCGACCACGACCGGCACGGCATCGTGACGCGCAGCCACGGCCTGCTACCCCCTAATCATTACCTTACCGTGTGCGTCGACTATCTGTTTCGGCACCGGCCCGACTGGGGCGGCGGGGCGGCCGTGGGCAAGTCGGTGGTGACCAGTCAGCTGCTCGAACGGGCGGCCACCCGGCTGGGCCGCCGGGTGTTTGAAACGCCCGTCGGCTTCAAGTGGTTTGCGGCGGGCCTGCTTGATGGCTCCCTGGGATTCGCGGCCGAGGAAAGCGCCGGGGCCGCGTTTTCGCGGCTTAATGGCCAGGTCTGGACTACCGATAAAGATGGCTTCATCCCGGCCCTGCTGTCGGCCGAAATGACGGCGCGCCTGGGCCACGACCCCGGCGAGCTGTACCAGGCCATCACCCACGAGCTGGGTGACCCGGTAACCAAGCTGGCGGAGGCCCCGGCCACGCCGGCCCAGCAGCAAAAGCTCGCGGCCCTCACGGCCAAGCAGGTGACCAGCACCGAGCTGGCCGGCGAGAAGATAACCGCCATCCTGACCCAGGCCCCCGGCAACCACGCACCCATCGGGGGCCTGAAAGTAACGACGCAGAACGGGTGGTTTGCCGCCCGCCCCTCGGGCACGGAGGCTATTTATAAGATTTACGGTGAGAGCTTTCTGGGCACCGAGCACCTTACTGAGATTATGACGCAGGCCCAGGAAATGGTGGATACCGCCTTGGCGAAATCCTGA
- a CDS encoding F0F1 ATP synthase subunit delta, with amino-acid sequence MKINWFTVIAQLLNFALLVWLMRRFLYAPILAAMDQREKKISAQLKAAKTQKDEAKTAHDELTQKTAAFDAQKQALLTTATNDAEAQRQKLLAAGRQEADDQRAKQQKALQESQATQQADLARQTRQTVFAVAKKALADLASASLEAQAVDVFVQRLHELSDDDKKPLVAAFQANKKPMQVQSASALTPKQQATIKTTLVALLGAAPDLEFTANPALISGISLSANGFRLAWDVADYLVALEKATPAPKATPDPTPAPAPDPAAKSAPDPAPAPTPDPTPAPHPKAKPHVVK; translated from the coding sequence ATGAAAATTAACTGGTTCACGGTCATTGCGCAGCTCCTCAATTTCGCCCTGCTGGTGTGGTTGATGCGGCGCTTTTTGTACGCCCCCATCCTGGCCGCGATGGACCAGCGCGAGAAGAAGATTTCGGCGCAGCTCAAAGCTGCCAAAACTCAGAAAGACGAGGCCAAAACCGCCCACGACGAGCTAACGCAGAAAACCGCAGCCTTCGACGCGCAAAAGCAGGCCCTGCTGACGACCGCCACGAACGATGCCGAGGCCCAGCGCCAGAAGCTGCTGGCCGCCGGCCGGCAGGAGGCCGATGACCAGCGCGCCAAGCAGCAAAAAGCCTTGCAGGAAAGCCAGGCTACCCAGCAAGCCGACCTGGCCCGCCAAACCCGGCAAACCGTTTTTGCGGTGGCCAAAAAAGCCCTGGCCGACTTGGCCTCGGCGAGCCTGGAAGCCCAGGCCGTGGACGTATTCGTGCAGCGCCTGCATGAGCTGAGCGACGATGATAAGAAGCCCCTGGTCGCCGCGTTCCAAGCCAACAAAAAGCCGATGCAGGTGCAGAGCGCCTCCGCCCTCACCCCGAAACAGCAGGCGACCATTAAAACAACGCTGGTGGCCCTGCTGGGGGCGGCCCCGGACCTGGAGTTTACGGCCAACCCGGCCCTAATCAGCGGTATCAGCCTGAGCGCCAACGGTTTTAGGTTGGCCTGGGACGTGGCCGACTACCTGGTGGCGCTGGAAAAAGCCACACCAGCCCCCAAGGCAACTCCCGACCCAACTCCCGCGCCGGCCCCCGACCCAGCCGCCAAATCGGCTCCCGACCCAGCCCCCGCGCCGACTCCCGACCCTACCCCTGCCCCGCACCCTAAAGCCAAGCCCCATGTCGTTAAGTAA
- a CDS encoding helix-turn-helix domain-containing protein, with protein MKNPANSVHKFDSITEAHRAFGLPKPLHPLISLVDTTATPVEVGSSSGSHLLSFYKIAYKTGGSGTIKYGQGYYDFTEGSLLCAAPNQLLGSYEEAGTQAGYILLIHPDLLLGYPLAQKIKHYNFFSYAANEALHLSDREKTTVFALFHSLENELHDRIDDFSQDVLIAQLELLLSYTQRFYTRQFITRRTVNRGLLARVDAVLSEYFGGHQGLRQGLPTVQYLAAQVQLTPSYLSDMLRSLTGLSAQQHIHHKLIEQAKERLSLTELSISEIAYELGFEHSQSFSKLFKTKTSTSPLAFRQSFAAKS; from the coding sequence ATGAAAAACCCAGCCAATAGCGTACATAAGTTCGACTCCATCACGGAAGCGCACCGGGCCTTTGGCCTGCCGAAGCCCCTGCATCCGCTCATCAGTCTGGTAGATACCACCGCTACCCCGGTGGAGGTAGGGTCATCATCCGGCTCTCACCTGCTGAGCTTCTACAAAATAGCGTACAAAACGGGGGGTAGCGGTACCATCAAATACGGCCAGGGCTACTACGATTTTACGGAAGGCAGCCTGCTCTGCGCGGCTCCCAACCAGCTTCTGGGCAGCTACGAGGAAGCTGGTACGCAGGCGGGCTATATCTTGCTCATCCACCCCGACCTGCTATTGGGTTACCCACTGGCCCAAAAAATCAAGCACTATAATTTCTTTTCGTATGCGGCCAACGAAGCCCTGCACTTATCTGATAGGGAAAAGACCACCGTTTTCGCGCTCTTCCACAGCCTGGAGAACGAGCTGCACGACCGCATCGATGACTTCAGCCAGGATGTACTGATTGCGCAGTTGGAATTGCTGTTGAGCTACACCCAGCGCTTTTACACGCGGCAGTTTATCACCCGCCGCACGGTGAATCGGGGGCTGCTAGCGCGGGTAGATGCGGTGCTCAGCGAGTATTTCGGCGGGCACCAGGGGCTCCGCCAGGGCCTGCCCACCGTGCAGTACCTGGCGGCGCAGGTGCAGTTGACCCCCAGCTACCTGAGTGATATGCTCCGCTCGCTCACCGGGCTGAGCGCCCAACAGCACATTCACCACAAGCTGATTGAGCAGGCGAAAGAGCGACTTTCGCTGACCGAACTCTCCATCAGTGAGATTGCGTATGAGCTGGGCTTCGAGCATTCTCAATCGTTCAGTAAGTTGTTCAAAACAAAAACGAGCACTTCCCCCCTGGCCTTTCGCCAGTCATTCGCAGCCAAGTCCTAG
- the glgP gene encoding alpha-glucan family phosphorylase has translation MTPNTPTFTRSHGFLPTELPGLDTLTELALDLRWSWNHAADTLWQQLDAELWERTHNPWVVLQTASREVLEQRLADPAFQGQMAALAAQKQQATDRPKWFQEEHPNSPLTCVAYFSMEYMLSEALPIYVGGLGNVAGDQLKTASDLGVPVVAVGLLYQQGYFRQEIDRQGMQQALFPYNDPGQLPITPLRLPNGEWLRLKITLSGFPVWLRIWQAQVGDVMLYLLDSNDPANLPQHRGVTTELYGGGMEQRIQQEIILGIGGWRVLQALGIRPDVCHLNEGHAAFVVLERAKTLMREIGLDFAAALAVTRPGNHFTTHTAVAAGFDHFSPALMNQFLGDYARQELGIDLDTLLALGRQRPTDSSESFNMAFLAIRGCGGINGVSRLHGQVSRQLFSGLFPRWPVEEVPIGYVTNGVHMPSWDAEAADAIWTTACGKDRWRGDLAALAQHISQVPDADLWQLATSCRQALVAYTRERLARQFTVAGYPSELVTIAGKVFDDNTLLLGFARRFVDYKRPDLLLHDPERFVRLLTNREQPVQLVLAGKAPPFDEGSKVLIQRWIQFIDQHQLHQHVVFLSDYDMLMAEHLVQGVDVWLNTPRRPWEASGTSGMKVLVNGGLNLSELDGWWAEAYTPAVGWAIGDGQEHGDDPAWDAAEADALYTLLETQVVPEFYARDAHGISARWVERMRQSMATLTPQFSANRTVREYTESYYLPAATRYAQLATNKGAAGAAIVQQRQQIASEWDKLEFGQVQTDTVAGGYRLQVPVRLGALTPDQVLVELYATGLNGAAPQRIPLKPDAAPDADGHYPYQALVTTTRPASDFTARILPAYEGISVPLEDQHIHWQH, from the coding sequence ATGACTCCCAACACCCCAACTTTCACCCGCAGCCACGGCTTCCTGCCCACCGAGCTACCCGGCCTTGACACCCTGACCGAGCTGGCCCTCGACCTGCGCTGGTCGTGGAACCACGCGGCCGATACGCTCTGGCAGCAGCTCGACGCCGAGTTGTGGGAGCGCACCCACAACCCCTGGGTGGTGCTGCAAACCGCCTCGCGCGAAGTGCTGGAACAGCGCCTCGCCGACCCGGCCTTCCAAGGCCAGATGGCGGCGCTGGCGGCGCAAAAGCAGCAAGCCACCGACCGCCCCAAGTGGTTTCAGGAGGAGCACCCGAACTCGCCCCTGACCTGCGTGGCCTATTTCAGCATGGAGTATATGCTGAGCGAGGCGCTGCCCATTTACGTGGGCGGGCTGGGCAACGTGGCCGGCGACCAGCTAAAAACGGCCAGCGACCTGGGCGTGCCCGTGGTGGCGGTGGGGCTGCTGTATCAGCAGGGCTACTTCCGACAGGAAATCGACCGCCAGGGGATGCAGCAGGCGCTGTTTCCATACAACGACCCCGGCCAGCTGCCCATTACCCCGCTGCGCCTGCCCAACGGCGAGTGGCTGCGGCTGAAGATTACCCTGTCGGGCTTTCCGGTGTGGCTGCGCATCTGGCAGGCGCAGGTGGGCGACGTGATGCTGTATTTGCTCGATAGCAACGACCCGGCCAACCTGCCGCAGCACCGGGGCGTCACGACCGAGCTGTACGGCGGGGGTATGGAGCAGCGCATTCAGCAGGAAATTATCCTCGGCATCGGCGGTTGGCGGGTATTGCAGGCCCTAGGCATCCGGCCCGACGTGTGCCACCTCAACGAGGGCCACGCGGCCTTCGTGGTGCTAGAGCGGGCGAAAACCCTGATGCGGGAAATCGGCCTCGACTTTGCAGCGGCGCTGGCCGTGACGCGCCCCGGCAACCACTTCACCACCCATACGGCCGTGGCGGCGGGGTTCGACCACTTCAGTCCGGCCCTGATGAACCAGTTTTTGGGCGACTACGCCCGGCAGGAGTTGGGCATCGACCTGGATACCCTGCTGGCGCTGGGCCGCCAGCGCCCCACCGATTCCTCGGAGAGCTTCAACATGGCCTTTCTGGCCATTCGGGGCTGCGGGGGCATCAATGGGGTGAGCAGGCTGCACGGGCAGGTGAGCCGGCAGCTGTTCAGCGGGCTGTTTCCGCGCTGGCCCGTTGAGGAGGTGCCGATTGGCTACGTTACCAACGGCGTGCACATGCCCAGCTGGGACGCCGAAGCCGCCGATGCCATCTGGACCACCGCCTGCGGCAAAGACCGGTGGCGCGGCGACCTGGCCGCGCTGGCCCAGCACATCAGCCAGGTGCCCGACGCCGACTTGTGGCAACTGGCGACCAGCTGCCGCCAGGCGCTGGTGGCCTATACCCGCGAGCGGCTGGCCCGGCAGTTCACCGTAGCGGGCTACCCATCGGAGTTGGTTACTATCGCCGGTAAGGTATTCGACGACAATACGTTGCTGCTGGGCTTTGCCCGCCGCTTCGTGGACTACAAGCGGCCCGACCTGCTGCTGCACGACCCCGAGCGGTTCGTCCGCCTGCTCACCAACCGCGAGCAGCCCGTGCAGTTGGTGCTGGCCGGCAAGGCCCCGCCCTTCGACGAGGGAAGTAAGGTGCTGATTCAGCGGTGGATACAGTTTATTGACCAGCACCAGCTGCATCAGCACGTAGTTTTTCTGAGTGATTATGACATGCTCATGGCCGAGCACCTCGTGCAGGGCGTGGATGTGTGGCTGAACACGCCCCGCCGGCCTTGGGAAGCCAGCGGCACCAGTGGCATGAAGGTGCTCGTGAATGGCGGCCTCAACCTCTCGGAGCTGGACGGCTGGTGGGCCGAAGCCTACACCCCCGCAGTGGGCTGGGCCATCGGCGACGGCCAGGAGCACGGCGACGACCCCGCCTGGGATGCCGCCGAGGCCGATGCGCTCTACACCCTGCTCGAAACCCAGGTGGTGCCCGAGTTCTACGCCCGCGACGCGCACGGCATCTCCGCCCGCTGGGTCGAGCGGATGCGCCAAAGTATGGCCACCCTCACCCCGCAGTTCTCCGCCAATCGCACCGTGCGCGAGTACACGGAAAGCTACTATCTGCCCGCCGCCACCCGCTACGCCCAACTCGCCACCAACAAAGGCGCGGCCGGGGCGGCCATCGTGCAGCAGCGCCAGCAAATTGCTAGTGAGTGGGATAAGCTGGAATTTGGCCAGGTGCAAACGGATACCGTCGCTGGCGGCTACCGGCTTCAGGTGCCGGTTCGGCTCGGCGCGCTCACCCCCGACCAAGTGCTGGTCGAGCTGTACGCGACGGGCCTCAATGGGGCCGCGCCCCAGCGCATCCCACTAAAACCGGACGCGGCCCCCGATGCCGATGGCCACTACCCCTACCAGGCCCTGGTCACCACCACCCGCCCCGCCAGCGATTTCACGGCCCGCATCCTGCCTGCCTATGAGGGCATCTCGGTGCCTTTGGAGGACCAGCACATTCACTGGCAGCACTGA
- a CDS encoding F0F1 ATP synthase subunit gamma — protein METLQQLTRKMAGAKDIKSVVRAMKAMAAANISQYELAVSSLGEYYQTVALGLVAYFASEPREPEAPKPAPPKAPPPRICALVFGSDQGLVGSFNSALANFVGQALRALPGPQEVWGVGERVQLLLADKGLVITFKFAVPGSIKTITPLVGKLLLQAQQNLAKGELTEFYVFHNQPTGAAGYQPVQQRLLPLDATWRADIAQLTWPTKLVPQVAGGRPPTLAALLHELLFVSLFKACAESLASENASRLQAMQRAEKNINSLLDDMSHQYYRQRQSAIDEELFDVVSGFEALKKDKGREG, from the coding sequence ATGGAAACGCTGCAACAACTGACCCGCAAAATGGCGGGTGCCAAGGATATTAAATCCGTGGTGCGGGCCATGAAGGCGATGGCGGCGGCCAACATCAGCCAGTATGAATTGGCAGTAAGTTCCCTCGGGGAGTATTACCAGACCGTGGCATTGGGCCTGGTGGCCTACTTCGCCTCGGAGCCCCGCGAGCCGGAAGCCCCGAAGCCGGCCCCTCCAAAAGCGCCGCCGCCCCGCATTTGCGCCCTGGTTTTTGGGTCCGACCAAGGCCTGGTGGGTTCCTTCAACAGCGCGCTGGCCAACTTCGTGGGCCAGGCCCTGCGCGCCCTACCCGGCCCGCAGGAAGTATGGGGCGTGGGCGAGCGAGTGCAGCTGCTGCTAGCCGACAAGGGCCTGGTAATCACCTTCAAATTTGCCGTACCAGGCTCGATTAAGACCATTACGCCGCTGGTGGGCAAGCTCCTGCTTCAGGCCCAGCAAAACCTGGCCAAAGGCGAGCTGACGGAGTTCTACGTCTTTCATAATCAGCCCACTGGCGCCGCTGGCTACCAGCCTGTGCAGCAGCGCCTGCTGCCGCTGGATGCCACGTGGCGGGCCGACATCGCGCAGCTCACCTGGCCCACCAAGCTAGTGCCCCAGGTGGCGGGCGGCCGCCCACCCACGCTGGCGGCCTTGCTGCACGAGCTGCTGTTTGTATCCCTGTTCAAGGCCTGCGCCGAATCGTTGGCCAGCGAGAATGCCAGCCGCTTGCAAGCCATGCAGCGGGCCGAAAAAAACATCAACTCCCTGCTCGATGATATGTCGCACCAATATTACCGCCAGCGGCAGAGCGCCATTGACGAAGAGCTTTTTGATGTGGTTTCGGGGTTTGAGGCTTTGAAAAAGGACAAGGGCCGCGAGGGGTAG
- a CDS encoding SDR family NAD(P)-dependent oxidoreductase, translated as MVQQQEPLPGSAAPTTGTAGRIWFITGASRGFGRLWTEAALRRGDRVVATARTLASLADLPQTYGANVLPLELDVTNPEQVKAVVAQAHAHFGRLDIVLNNAGYSLVGTIEEVSAADLKALYDTNIFGALAIIQAALPLLRAQGSGHIIGVSSSLGLVTMPLIGSYCSSKWAFEALHESLATEIKPFGLHVTLVEPGAYATDFGSPQSLKFAPGLDLYAPLRSSMLERMRGSKRGDPQATPAALFALVDAPTPPLRLFLGSQSLPHTRTVYAERLATWEAWAPVSDAAQGQPS; from the coding sequence ATGGTACAGCAACAGGAACCGCTGCCCGGCAGCGCCGCACCCACTACCGGCACGGCGGGTAGGATTTGGTTTATCACGGGGGCCTCGCGTGGCTTCGGCCGCCTGTGGACCGAGGCCGCCCTGCGGCGGGGCGACCGGGTAGTTGCCACGGCCCGCACGCTGGCCAGCCTGGCCGACCTCCCGCAGACCTACGGGGCCAACGTGCTACCGCTGGAGCTGGACGTGACCAACCCGGAGCAGGTAAAAGCGGTCGTGGCGCAGGCGCACGCGCACTTCGGACGGCTCGACATTGTGCTCAATAATGCCGGCTATAGCTTGGTGGGCACCATTGAGGAGGTCAGCGCGGCGGACTTAAAGGCCCTCTATGACACGAACATCTTCGGGGCGCTGGCCATCATTCAGGCCGCCTTGCCGCTGCTGCGCGCGCAAGGCAGCGGGCACATTATTGGCGTTTCGAGCAGCCTCGGGCTGGTGACCATGCCGCTGATTGGCTCGTACTGCTCGTCCAAGTGGGCCTTTGAGGCCCTGCACGAAAGCTTAGCGACCGAAATTAAGCCCTTTGGCTTGCACGTCACGCTGGTCGAGCCGGGCGCCTACGCCACCGATTTCGGCAGCCCGCAATCCCTGAAATTTGCCCCCGGCCTGGACCTCTACGCCCCCTTGCGGAGTAGTATGCTGGAGCGGATGCGGGGTTCCAAAAGGGGCGACCCGCAGGCAACCCCTGCCGCCTTGTTCGCCCTTGTGGATGCCCCTACCCCGCCGCTGCGCCTATTCCTGGGCAGCCAGTCGCTGCCCCACACGCGCACCGTCTACGCCGAGCGCCTCGCCACCTGGGAAGCCTGGGCCCCCGTGTCGGATGCGGCGCAGGGCCAGCCCAGCTAG
- a CDS encoding bestrophin family protein gives MLLDTKLPAAYLFRGIRPDLVRVLLISSFFHLLKLSIGAFLPPVPLQLPTILGSLISLLLAFKTNQSYERWWEARKVWGAIVNDSRALVLQAGGFVPDAVLAAAPWPLRALAHRQIAWCYCLGETLRGLDTTATLTKFLPPDELAYTHKQDNKPLALLALHTAQLKKLFEQGALNAYQQVQLDATLGRLCDALGQAERLKSTVFPASYRRLVHFFIYLFLFTLSLGLVQAIGLWEIPVLLTTASTFFLLERTARYLQDPFSNQPTDTPVTALARTVEINLRQLLHESAVPAPLAPEGFYLL, from the coding sequence ATGCTGCTCGATACCAAGCTCCCGGCTGCCTACCTCTTTCGGGGCATCCGCCCCGACCTGGTGCGGGTGCTGCTGATTTCCAGCTTCTTCCACCTGCTCAAGCTCTCGATTGGGGCCTTCCTGCCGCCCGTGCCGCTGCAGCTGCCCACCATTCTGGGCAGCCTGATTTCGCTGCTGCTGGCCTTCAAAACCAACCAGTCGTATGAGCGCTGGTGGGAGGCCCGCAAGGTGTGGGGCGCCATCGTCAACGACTCGCGCGCGCTGGTGCTGCAGGCCGGCGGCTTTGTGCCCGATGCCGTGCTGGCCGCCGCCCCGTGGCCGCTGCGCGCCCTGGCCCACCGCCAGATAGCCTGGTGCTACTGCCTTGGCGAAACCCTGCGCGGCCTCGACACCACCGCCACCCTCACCAAGTTCCTACCCCCCGACGAGCTGGCGTACACCCATAAGCAGGATAACAAGCCCCTGGCGCTGCTGGCCCTGCACACGGCGCAGCTCAAAAAGCTGTTTGAGCAAGGGGCCCTAAACGCCTACCAGCAAGTGCAGCTGGATGCCACGCTGGGGCGCCTCTGCGATGCGCTGGGCCAGGCCGAGCGCCTCAAGAGCACGGTGTTTCCGGCCAGCTACCGGCGGCTGGTGCATTTTTTCATCTACCTCTTTCTATTTACGCTTTCGCTGGGGCTGGTGCAGGCCATCGGGCTCTGGGAAATTCCGGTGCTGCTCACCACCGCCTCCACCTTCTTCCTGCTCGAGCGCACCGCCCGCTACCTGCAAGACCCCTTCAGCAACCAGCCCACCGATACGCCGGTCACGGCCCTGGCCCGCACCGTGGAAATCAACCTGCGCCAGCTGCTGCACGAAAGCGCCGTGCCCGCGCCGCTCGCGCCCGAAGGCTTCTATTTGCTATAA